From a single Fulvivirga ulvae genomic region:
- a CDS encoding DEAD/DEAH box helicase: MYKTKQRPSKRTSNFKRNSNGNRRRKNNTSNSIDINKFISQAATPEKKEIYQVTNKFSDFPLQPDLITKITGRGYNSPTEIQDKSINHILAGKDVVGIAGTGTGKTGAFLIPIINRLLTDPRYFDTLIITPTRELALQIEDEFKKLTKATKLYSTTLIGGVNMTKSLAAISRPAHIVIGTPGRIMDMAQRGKLAFGKFPVLILDEFDRMLDMGFIRDVEHIISQMSSRRQTLLFSATMPASQEKVINKIIPNPVKVRASSALKSSSNVDQNVVSVSEGEDKFDRLVSVIADDGEKESRVILFCETKRKANRLAKKLNVRGIPSDEIHGNKSQPARERALKKFKTGQIRVLVATDVMARGIDVTDVSMVINYEVPKTYDDYIHRIGRTGRAGKTGKAVTFIN, from the coding sequence ATGTATAAAACTAAACAGAGGCCTTCAAAGCGCACTTCAAATTTTAAACGTAATTCCAACGGAAACAGAAGAAGAAAAAACAATACAAGCAACAGTATAGATATCAACAAATTTATTAGTCAGGCTGCAACTCCTGAAAAAAAAGAAATATATCAGGTCACTAACAAGTTTTCAGATTTCCCGCTACAGCCGGACCTTATAACAAAAATAACCGGCCGAGGCTATAACTCTCCTACTGAGATCCAGGATAAAAGTATTAATCACATACTGGCTGGCAAGGATGTGGTGGGAATCGCCGGAACAGGCACTGGCAAAACCGGAGCCTTTCTGATTCCAATTATTAACAGGTTACTTACTGACCCCAGGTATTTTGACACACTCATAATTACCCCTACACGCGAACTGGCGCTGCAGATTGAAGATGAATTCAAAAAACTAACAAAAGCTACAAAGCTATACTCTACCACGCTTATCGGGGGAGTAAATATGACCAAATCTCTGGCAGCAATTTCAAGGCCTGCACATATTGTGATAGGTACACCGGGCAGGATAATGGATATGGCACAACGCGGCAAATTAGCCTTCGGGAAATTTCCTGTCTTAATACTTGATGAATTCGACAGGATGTTGGATATGGGATTTATTCGGGATGTCGAGCATATAATCAGCCAAATGAGCAGCCGCAGGCAGACATTACTCTTTTCTGCAACCATGCCTGCCTCTCAGGAAAAGGTTATTAACAAAATAATTCCAAATCCGGTAAAAGTTAGGGCATCATCAGCATTAAAGTCTTCGAGTAATGTAGATCAGAATGTGGTTTCCGTATCCGAAGGTGAAGATAAATTTGACAGGTTGGTTTCGGTTATAGCTGATGACGGGGAAAAAGAAAGCAGGGTAATCCTTTTCTGCGAAACTAAGAGAAAAGCAAACAGACTGGCTAAAAAGCTTAATGTAAGGGGCATCCCTTCGGACGAAATACATGGCAACAAAAGTCAGCCGGCTCGTGAAAGAGCATTAAAAAAGTTTAAAACGGGGCAGATCAGGGTTTTAGTGGCAACTGACGTAATGGCCCGGGGCATTGATGTTACGGACGTTTCTATGGTTATTAACTACGAGGTACCGAAAACATACGATGATTATATCCACAGAATTGGCCGAACTGGCCGTGCCGGAAAAACCGGTAAAGCAGTCACATTTATTAACTAA